Proteins co-encoded in one Sulfuricystis thermophila genomic window:
- a CDS encoding M16 family metallopeptidase, with translation MRFLFVLLWFCLSQAIAGPKIEHWVLPSGARVYFVENHDLPILDVQVDFPAGDARNPSGKAGLASLTASLLDAGTPELDEEHISARLVELGARLATSADHDKASVSLRTLSSREEKEGALALFTAVLSAPTFPAAAFEREKTRSIEALKDADTRPDAIAAKRFAQALYPDHPYGRVPTAESVAMITREDLVAFHKAHYVAHGAVISILGDVSRAEAETIARNITAALPAGHAPAPLPSVTLPARETIKVPHPAVQAHIHIGLPAIRRSASPEYFALLVGNYTLGGGGFVSRLMKEVREKRGYAYSVYSYFGPRQLEGPFEIGLQTKREQVEDALKVVQDVLERFLAEGPTEEELTAAKKNLIQGQALRIDSNAKLLGYLSLIGFYDLPLDYLDEFPKKVAAVTREDVKAAFRRTVKPENLVTVIVAGN, from the coding sequence ATGCGTTTCCTGTTCGTTTTGCTGTGGTTCTGCTTAAGCCAGGCGATCGCCGGCCCGAAGATTGAACACTGGGTGCTGCCTTCCGGCGCCAGGGTCTATTTCGTCGAGAATCATGATCTGCCGATCCTCGACGTGCAGGTCGATTTCCCCGCCGGCGATGCGCGCAACCCCAGCGGCAAGGCCGGGCTAGCCAGCTTAACCGCAAGCCTCCTCGATGCCGGCACCCCCGAGCTGGACGAAGAACACATCTCGGCGCGCCTGGTCGAGCTGGGCGCGCGACTTGCCACCTCTGCCGATCACGACAAGGCGAGCGTCAGCCTGCGCACGCTCTCCTCCCGGGAGGAAAAGGAGGGCGCGCTGGCGCTGTTCACTGCCGTCCTGTCAGCGCCGACTTTTCCGGCGGCCGCCTTCGAGCGCGAAAAGACGCGCAGCATCGAAGCGCTCAAAGATGCCGACACGCGCCCGGATGCGATCGCCGCCAAGCGCTTCGCCCAGGCGCTCTATCCCGATCATCCCTATGGCAGGGTGCCGACCGCCGAGAGCGTCGCCATGATCACGCGCGAAGACCTCGTCGCCTTTCACAAGGCGCATTACGTCGCCCACGGCGCAGTGATCTCGATCCTCGGCGATGTGAGCCGCGCCGAGGCCGAAACGATCGCACGCAACATCACCGCGGCGCTGCCGGCAGGCCACGCGCCTGCGCCGCTCCCTAGCGTGACGCTGCCGGCGCGCGAGACGATCAAAGTCCCTCACCCGGCGGTGCAAGCGCACATCCACATCGGCCTGCCGGCGATCCGGCGCAGCGCCAGCCCAGAATATTTCGCGCTGCTTGTGGGCAACTACACCCTCGGCGGCGGCGGTTTCGTCTCGCGGCTGATGAAGGAAGTGCGCGAAAAGCGCGGCTACGCCTACAGCGTCTATTCCTACTTCGGGCCGCGCCAGCTCGAAGGGCCGTTCGAGATCGGTCTGCAAACCAAGCGCGAGCAGGTCGAGGATGCGCTGAAAGTCGTCCAGGATGTGCTCGAGCGCTTCCTCGCCGAAGGCCCGACGGAAGAAGAACTCACCGCGGCGAAAAAGAACCTGATCCAGGGCCAGGCGCTGCGCATCGACAGCAATGCGAAGCTGTTGGGCTACCTCTCGCTGATCGGTTTCTACGATCTGCCGCTCGACTACCTCGACGAGTTTCCGAAAAAGGTCGCGGCGGTAACGCGCGAAGACGTCAAGGCGGCCTTCCGGCGCACCGTCAAGCCGGAAAACCTCGTCACCGTGATCGTGGCGGGGAACTGA
- a CDS encoding DUF2283 domain-containing protein, producing the protein MKFEYDPVADAAYMEISDAEIERSESVRPGVVIDYDKEGNVVGIELLSVSKRAKTPLPKAA; encoded by the coding sequence ATGAAGTTCGAATACGATCCGGTGGCCGATGCCGCCTATATGGAAATCAGCGATGCCGAGATCGAGCGGTCGGAAAGCGTTCGCCCCGGCGTGGTGATCGATTACGACAAGGAAGGCAATGTGGTCGGGATCGAGCTGCTCTCGGTCAGTAAGCGCGCCAAGACACCCTTGCCCAAGGCAGCATGA
- a CDS encoding FlgO family outer membrane protein → MTTKRLFGLTGLCCVALGLPACSNTPAPKPEPTWEQAAANPLIPANYKAAEALLAQANPVLTNTQPLIIATVVNIDNLDQSSTLGRLISEHVSARFTKAGYRMIELKYRNSVYVKRSQGELMLTREIKDLAQSHDAQAVIVGTYGQSDEFVFVNLKVIQPATNIVLAVQDYVLPLDNSTKALLRSR, encoded by the coding sequence ATGACGACAAAAAGGCTTTTCGGACTGACGGGTCTCTGCTGTGTCGCCCTGGGGCTGCCGGCCTGCTCGAATACGCCGGCCCCCAAACCGGAACCCACGTGGGAACAGGCTGCGGCCAACCCGCTGATCCCCGCAAACTATAAAGCGGCGGAAGCGTTGCTCGCGCAAGCGAACCCAGTATTGACCAATACCCAACCGCTGATCATCGCCACCGTCGTCAATATCGACAATCTCGATCAATCTTCGACACTTGGCCGTTTGATCTCGGAGCATGTTTCTGCGCGCTTCACCAAGGCCGGCTACCGCATGATCGAGCTCAAATATCGAAACAGCGTGTATGTCAAACGCAGCCAAGGCGAACTGATGCTGACCCGCGAGATCAAGGACCTGGCGCAATCGCACGATGCACAGGCCGTCATCGTCGGCACTTATGGTCAGAGCGACGAATTCGTTTTCGTCAATCTGAAAGTCATCCAGCCGGCGACGAATATCGTTCTCGCGGTTCAGGACTATGTCCTGCCGCTCGACAATTCGACGAAAGCCTTGTTGAGAAGCCGCTGA
- the rsmD gene encoding 16S rRNA (guanine(966)-N(2))-methyltransferase RsmD has product MSRIRITGGAWRSRLIRVADTPGLRPTPDRVRETLFNWLGQDLSGWHCLDLFAGSGILGFECASRGAAEVVLVERDRDAFARLKENAVSFDGDRLRLIRMDALEFAAQSAETFDLVLLDPPYRQGWLERVAPFLPRLARPGMRVYAEAEHRLDALGEWRTVKRGQAGQVFYHLLER; this is encoded by the coding sequence ATGAGCCGCATCCGCATCACTGGCGGCGCCTGGCGCAGCCGCCTGATTCGCGTCGCCGACACACCCGGCCTGCGGCCGACGCCGGACCGCGTGCGTGAAACCCTTTTCAACTGGCTCGGCCAGGATTTGTCCGGCTGGCATTGCCTCGATTTGTTCGCCGGCAGCGGCATCCTCGGCTTCGAATGTGCTTCGCGCGGTGCGGCCGAAGTCGTGCTGGTCGAGCGCGATCGGGATGCCTTCGCCCGGCTCAAGGAAAATGCGGTGTCGTTCGACGGCGATCGGCTGCGGCTCATACGCATGGATGCGCTAGAATTTGCTGCGCAATCGGCCGAAACATTCGATCTGGTGCTGCTCGATCCGCCTTACCGGCAGGGCTGGCTGGAGCGTGTGGCGCCGTTCCTGCCGCGGCTGGCCAGGCCGGGAATGCGGGTCTATGCGGAAGCCGAGCACCGTCTCGATGCCCTCGGCGAGTGGCGGACGGTGAAACGCGGACAAGCCGGCCAGGTCTTCTATCATTTGCTGGAGCGCTGA
- the coaD gene encoding pantetheine-phosphate adenylyltransferase, which yields MNNGIAVYPGTFDPFTRGHEDLVRRAARLFSRVIVGIAASHGKRPLFTLDERVEIARELCADLPNVEVFGFTGLLMDFLREQRARIIMRGLRAASDFEYEFQMAGMNRVLHPDIDTLFLTPGEQYMFISATMVREIASLGGDVSKFVHPLVAARLAEKFRKRS from the coding sequence ATGAACAACGGCATCGCCGTCTATCCGGGCACTTTCGACCCCTTCACACGGGGGCACGAAGATCTGGTGCGCCGCGCCGCGCGGCTCTTTTCCCGGGTCATCGTCGGCATCGCCGCGAGTCACGGCAAGCGGCCGTTGTTCACGCTCGACGAGCGGGTCGAGATCGCCCGTGAGTTGTGTGCCGACTTACCCAATGTCGAGGTATTCGGCTTCACCGGCCTGCTGATGGATTTCCTGCGCGAGCAGAGGGCACGGATCATCATGCGCGGCCTGCGCGCCGCCTCCGATTTCGAGTATGAATTCCAGATGGCGGGAATGAACCGCGTGCTGCATCCCGACATCGACACCTTGTTTTTGACGCCGGGCGAACAATATATGTTCATCTCGGCGACAATGGTTAGGGAGATCGCAAGCCTGGGGGGCGATGTCTCTAAATTCGTGCATCCGCTGGTCGCGGCGCGCCTGGCGGAGAAGTTCCGCAAACGTTCTTGA
- a CDS encoding YfhL family 4Fe-4S dicluster ferredoxin produces the protein MALMITDECINCDVCEPECPNGAISQGDEIYVIDPNKCTECVGHFDTPQCIEVCPVDCIIKDPNHPETQDQLLEKFKKLTGS, from the coding sequence ATGGCCCTGATGATCACCGACGAATGCATCAACTGCGATGTCTGCGAGCCCGAGTGCCCCAACGGCGCGATTTCGCAAGGTGATGAGATTTACGTCATCGATCCCAACAAGTGCACCGAATGCGTCGGCCACTTCGATACCCCCCAGTGCATCGAGGTCTGCCCGGTCGATTGCATCATCAAAGACCCGAACCATCCCGAGACGCAGGATCAGCTGCTGGAGAAGTTCAAGAAACTGACGGGTAGCTGA
- a CDS encoding TerC family protein — protein MTDPTTLTFWIAVLQIIAIDILLGGDNAVVIALACRKLPEAQRRQGIFWGVAGAIALRVILIFFALQLLEVPWLKIAGALLLVWIGIKLLQPEEEGHGEVAAATTLAGAIKTIIVADAVMSLDNVIAVAAAAHGSILLVIFGILVSIPIVVWGSQLVLKLMDRYPVVITGGGALLGWIGGGMIVSDPALPKDFFAGLPYAKYLMAALGALLVVVIGKWLAARTLRLRPAKAPEDLLAEDKEN, from the coding sequence ATGACCGATCCGACCACGCTCACCTTCTGGATCGCCGTGCTGCAGATCATCGCGATCGACATCCTTTTGGGCGGCGACAATGCGGTGGTCATTGCGCTTGCCTGCCGCAAGCTGCCTGAGGCCCAGCGGCGCCAGGGTATCTTCTGGGGTGTGGCCGGTGCCATCGCGCTGCGCGTGATACTGATTTTCTTCGCGCTGCAATTGCTCGAAGTGCCCTGGCTGAAGATCGCCGGTGCGCTGCTGCTGGTCTGGATCGGCATCAAGCTCTTGCAGCCTGAGGAAGAAGGTCATGGCGAAGTCGCGGCCGCCACGACGCTCGCCGGCGCGATCAAGACCATCATCGTCGCCGATGCGGTGATGAGCCTCGACAACGTGATCGCCGTCGCTGCCGCGGCGCACGGCAGCATCCTGCTGGTGATTTTCGGCATCCTGGTCTCGATCCCGATCGTCGTCTGGGGCAGCCAGCTGGTGCTGAAACTGATGGATCGCTACCCGGTCGTCATCACTGGCGGCGGCGCGCTGCTCGGCTGGATCGGCGGCGGCATGATCGTTTCCGATCCGGCGCTGCCCAAGGACTTCTTCGCCGGCTTGCCGTATGCGAAATATCTGATGGCCGCGCTCGGGGCATTACTGGTCGTGGTCATCGGCAAGTGGCTGGCGGCGCGCACGCTGAGGTTGCGGCCGGCGAAAGCGCCCGAGGATCTGCTGGCGGAAGACAAGGAGAACTGA
- a CDS encoding universal stress protein: MANWLVPVDGDAISLKPIDWIIAHRDDWKTLPTIHLLNVQPPLSGDVSRFINAGQIRDFHREEGLKALAEAKGRLEAAGIVPQLHVSVGNSAETITAYAADLGCELILLGTRGHTGISGTLLGSVASRVVAHAPVPVLLVR, from the coding sequence ATGGCGAACTGGCTCGTGCCCGTCGATGGCGATGCGATCTCGCTCAAGCCGATCGACTGGATCATCGCCCACCGCGACGACTGGAAAACCCTGCCGACGATCCACCTCCTCAACGTGCAGCCCCCGCTCTCCGGCGACGTGAGTCGTTTCATCAATGCCGGGCAGATCCGCGACTTCCACCGCGAGGAGGGCTTGAAGGCGCTCGCCGAGGCCAAGGGCCGGCTCGAAGCCGCCGGCATCGTGCCGCAACTGCACGTCTCGGTCGGCAACAGTGCCGAGACCATCACCGCCTATGCCGCCGACCTCGGCTGCGAGCTGATCCTGCTCGGCACGCGCGGCCACACCGGAATTTCCGGCACGCTGCTCGGCTCGGTGGCGAGCCGTGTCGTCGCCCATGCGCCGGTGCCGGTGCTGCTGGTCAGGTAA
- the mutM gene encoding bifunctional DNA-formamidopyrimidine glycosylase/DNA-(apurinic or apyrimidinic site) lyase — protein MPELPEVEVTRRGIEKRLAGRQLDRAVLRAPSLRYPVPAGLPRHLSGRSLIEAKRRGKYLLLDFADGHLLIHLGMSGSLRFVAPGTPAGRHDHADFVFGEDVLRLTDPRRFGALLWLAGDPLAHPLLATLGIEPLSRAFTPAWLHATLAGKRVAIKPALMDSRLIVGIGNIYASESLFQAGIDPRRAAGSVSLARLERLVPAIKTTLRAAIRAGGSTLRDFCGPEGMGDFQVRHQVYGRAGEPCLRCGTPIRQIRQGQRSTYFCPSCQNR, from the coding sequence ATGCCTGAGCTCCCCGAAGTCGAAGTCACCCGGCGCGGCATCGAGAAACGTCTCGCCGGCCGGCAGCTCGACCGTGCCGTGCTGCGAGCGCCGAGTTTGCGCTATCCGGTTCCCGCCGGCCTTCCTCGGCACTTGTCCGGCCGCTCGCTGATCGAGGCGAAACGTCGCGGCAAATATCTGCTGCTCGACTTTGCGGACGGGCATCTCTTGATCCATCTGGGCATGTCCGGCAGCCTGCGCTTCGTCGCCCCCGGCACGCCGGCCGGTCGCCACGATCATGCCGATTTCGTCTTTGGTGAAGATGTCCTACGGCTCACCGATCCGCGCCGCTTCGGCGCGCTGCTTTGGCTGGCAGGCGATCCGCTCGCCCACCCGCTGCTCGCGACGCTCGGTATCGAGCCGCTCTCTCGCGCCTTCACACCGGCCTGGCTGCATGCGACGCTCGCGGGTAAGCGTGTGGCGATCAAGCCGGCGCTGATGGACAGCCGCCTCATCGTCGGCATCGGCAACATCTATGCCTCGGAGAGCCTGTTCCAGGCCGGCATCGACCCGCGCCGCGCCGCCGGCAGCGTTTCATTGGCAAGGCTCGAACGGCTGGTCCCCGCGATCAAGACGACGCTGCGCGCCGCGATCCGCGCCGGCGGCAGCACGCTGCGCGATTTCTGCGGGCCGGAGGGCATGGGCGATTTCCAGGTGCGCCACCAGGTCTATGGCCGCGCGGGCGAACCCTGCCTGCGCTGCGGCACGCCGATCCGGCAGATCCGCCAGGGACAGCGGTCGACGTATTTCTGTCCGTCCTGTCAGAATCGATAA
- a CDS encoding tetratricopeptide repeat protein — MMKSLPLSFLIAAALLAGCAPLQHSVRPAPEAPAKAQAEAQAAAQAKADEAAAAEEAALRARLPKQALTPRMLQEFLLAEIAARRGRLDEAGELYLDLARTTRDPRIARRATEIALHGRRIETALAASRLWLESDPESAAARQAMIGLLAAAGRFEELKVALPAWLAADARQLPGNLMRLNRLFARGGDRKAVREIVDQVTTPYLELPEAHFARAQAAFEARELTAARAALQRALELKPDWELAALFRAQITANHDVAMQELGQFVAANPQAREARLAYARALANDRSYEEARREFRILLEQGAADPAKNGDIVFAVAVLSLQLNDTQEAEKHLRRLVDIDHPEADRARFFLGQIAEEGKRWNDALKWFDAVGRGEHYLPARLHAAGVLAKQGKLDAARETLHSAEAGTPRERNQLVIGEAQLLREAGRIADAHAVLVAALERQPDEPELLYEAALLAERLGRVDEMESRLRRLIELRPDHAHAYNALGFSLADRNIRLAEARALIDRALELAPDDPFILDSKGWVLFRQGEMQAALEALQHAYGLRADPEIAAHLGEVLWTLGRKEEARQTWEKARRANPANEALAETIKRFLP, encoded by the coding sequence ATGATGAAGTCTTTGCCGCTGTCTTTCCTTATCGCCGCCGCGCTGCTCGCTGGCTGCGCGCCGCTGCAACACTCGGTGCGTCCGGCGCCAGAGGCGCCAGCCAAGGCGCAGGCGGAAGCGCAAGCGGCGGCACAGGCGAAAGCGGATGAGGCGGCTGCAGCCGAGGAAGCTGCTTTGCGTGCACGGCTGCCAAAGCAGGCGCTCACGCCCCGCATGCTGCAGGAATTCCTGCTCGCGGAAATCGCCGCCCGGCGCGGACGGCTCGACGAGGCCGGCGAGCTGTATCTGGATCTCGCCCGCACGACGCGTGATCCGCGCATCGCGCGGCGGGCGACCGAAATCGCGCTGCATGGTCGCCGTATCGAGACCGCGCTCGCCGCTTCGCGCCTCTGGCTGGAAAGCGATCCGGAATCGGCAGCGGCCCGCCAGGCGATGATCGGCCTGTTGGCGGCTGCCGGTCGATTCGAGGAGCTGAAAGTCGCGTTGCCCGCCTGGCTGGCGGCCGATGCGCGCCAGCTGCCCGGCAATCTGATGCGCCTGAACCGGCTGTTCGCCCGCGGCGGCGACCGCAAGGCGGTGCGGGAGATCGTCGATCAGGTCACGACGCCCTACCTGGAACTGCCGGAAGCGCATTTCGCGCGCGCCCAGGCCGCCTTCGAAGCGCGCGAACTGACCGCCGCCCGCGCAGCGCTGCAGCGTGCGCTCGAGCTGAAGCCCGACTGGGAACTCGCCGCGCTGTTCCGTGCCCAGATCACCGCGAATCATGACGTGGCGATGCAAGAGCTCGGTCAGTTCGTGGCTGCGAATCCCCAGGCACGCGAGGCGCGCCTCGCCTATGCGCGGGCGCTGGCCAACGATCGAAGCTATGAAGAAGCGCGGCGTGAATTCCGCATCCTGCTCGAGCAAGGCGCGGCCGATCCGGCCAAGAACGGCGACATCGTCTTTGCCGTCGCGGTGCTCTCATTGCAGCTCAACGACACGCAGGAAGCGGAAAAACATCTGCGCCGCCTCGTCGACATCGACCATCCCGAGGCCGACCGGGCGCGCTTCTTCCTCGGTCAGATCGCCGAAGAAGGCAAGCGTTGGAATGATGCGCTCAAATGGTTCGATGCGGTCGGCCGCGGCGAACATTACCTGCCGGCAAGGCTGCACGCCGCAGGCGTGCTCGCGAAACAGGGCAAGCTCGACGCGGCGCGCGAAACGCTGCACAGCGCGGAAGCCGGCACGCCACGCGAGCGCAACCAGCTCGTCATCGGCGAAGCGCAGCTCTTGCGCGAGGCCGGGCGCATCGCCGATGCGCATGCGGTGCTCGTCGCCGCGCTGGAACGCCAGCCCGACGAACCCGAGCTGCTCTACGAAGCGGCGCTGCTCGCCGAGCGGCTCGGCCGTGTCGACGAGATGGAAAGCCGTCTGCGCCGCCTGATCGAGCTCCGGCCCGACCATGCGCATGCCTACAATGCCTTGGGCTTTTCACTCGCCGACCGCAACATCCGTCTCGCCGAGGCGCGCGCGCTGATCGACCGGGCACTCGAACTCGCGCCGGACGATCCGTTCATCCTCGACAGCAAGGGCTGGGTGCTGTTCCGGCAGGGCGAAATGCAGGCGGCGCTCGAAGCCCTGCAGCATGCCTATGGCCTGCGTGCCGATCCCGAGATCGCCGCCCACCTCGGCGAAGTGCTCTGGACGCTTGGTCGCAAGGAGGAGGCGCGTCAGACCTGGGAGAAGGCGCGCAGAGCCAATCCCGCCAACGAAGCGCTGGCCGAGACCATCAAGCGTTTCCTGCCTTGA
- a CDS encoding outer membrane lipoprotein LolB — MILIRLILVCLLVLAGCAAVPVAPPHPPLPQVERFAIDGRIAVRQGEMRHYANLDWRHAPASDVILLTTPLGQGMAELVRDAGGARLTLADGRTHVADDWNALAQEVFGVALPLNGAARWLLGDLADTEGWRVEILGRENGAPDGLPTLIELKREDITVRLKIDAWREAQ; from the coding sequence TTGATTCTGATTCGCCTCATCCTCGTCTGCCTGCTCGTTCTGGCCGGCTGTGCCGCCGTGCCGGTGGCGCCCCCCCATCCGCCGCTGCCGCAGGTCGAGCGTTTCGCCATCGACGGCCGCATCGCCGTGCGACAGGGCGAGATGCGCCATTACGCCAATCTCGATTGGCGGCACGCCCCGGCAAGCGATGTGATTCTGCTGACTACGCCGTTGGGTCAGGGCATGGCGGAACTGGTGCGCGATGCCGGTGGCGCGCGGCTGACGCTGGCCGATGGCCGCACGCATGTGGCCGACGACTGGAACGCGCTGGCGCAGGAAGTATTCGGCGTCGCGCTGCCGCTCAACGGCGCCGCGCGCTGGCTGCTGGGCGATCTCGCCGACACCGAAGGCTGGCGTGTCGAGATCCTCGGACGGGAGAACGGCGCGCCCGATGGTCTGCCGACGTTGATCGAGCTCAAGCGCGAGGACATCACGGTGCGATTGAAGATCGACGCATGGCGGGAAGCGCAATGA
- the ispE gene encoding 4-(cytidine 5'-diphospho)-2-C-methyl-D-erythritol kinase encodes MNEWNRAWPAPAKLNLFLHVVGRRSDGYHLLQTVFRFIELADTLRFEPRSDGRIVLATPTPGVPPELDLVVRAAEMLKVGAGRTALGATIYLEKHIPMGGGLGGGSSDAATTLIALDRLWGLNLSRERLQEIGLRLGADVPVFIHGRNCFAEGVGERFTDVAVPDAWYLLSFPAVQVPTAAIFRSPALQRATPAIRPADWRPGFGHNDLEPVACALYPEVARHLSELRRFGDARMTGSGACCFVSFETRAEAERSRQALPADIRSEIIRGLPLHPLAKLE; translated from the coding sequence ATGAACGAGTGGAATCGGGCCTGGCCGGCGCCGGCCAAGCTCAATCTGTTCCTGCACGTCGTCGGCCGACGCTCGGACGGCTACCACCTGCTGCAGACGGTGTTCCGCTTCATCGAGCTCGCCGACACGCTGCGCTTCGAGCCGCGCAGTGACGGGCGCATCGTGCTCGCCACACCGACCCCGGGTGTGCCGCCGGAACTGGATCTGGTGGTGCGCGCGGCGGAGATGTTGAAAGTCGGCGCTGGTAGAACGGCACTGGGCGCGACCATCTACCTCGAAAAACACATCCCGATGGGCGGTGGCCTGGGCGGCGGCAGTTCCGATGCCGCCACCACGCTGATCGCCCTCGACCGGCTCTGGGGCCTGAATCTGTCGCGCGAGCGCTTGCAGGAGATCGGCCTGCGCCTCGGCGCCGACGTGCCGGTGTTCATCCATGGCCGCAACTGCTTCGCCGAAGGCGTCGGCGAGCGCTTCACCGACGTGGCGGTGCCCGACGCCTGGTATTTGTTGAGCTTTCCCGCGGTGCAGGTGCCCACGGCGGCGATTTTTCGCTCGCCCGCTCTCCAGCGCGCCACGCCGGCGATTCGTCCTGCCGACTGGCGGCCAGGCTTCGGCCACAACGATCTGGAGCCGGTGGCCTGCGCGCTCTATCCCGAGGTGGCGCGGCATCTGAGTGAGCTGCGCCGCTTCGGCGATGCGCGCATGACAGGGTCAGGCGCCTGCTGTTTCGTCAGCTTCGAGACACGCGCCGAAGCCGAACGGTCCCGCCAGGCCTTACCTGCGGATATCCGCAGTGAAATCATTCGGGGGCTCCCCTTGCACCCGTTGGCAAAACTTGAGTAA
- the rpoH gene encoding RNA polymerase sigma factor RpoH, which produces MSQALTLAQFPVPSATGSLEAYIAAANRIPMLSEAEEQHLARRFRDEGDLDAARQLVLSHLRLVIAVARGYLGYGLPHADLIQEGNIGLMKAVKRFDPDRGVRLVSFALHWIKAEIHEYILKNWRLVKVATTKAQRKLFFNLRSMKSALAHDAQSEAGFASLSPAEVKSVARQLGVKPEEVVEMETRMNGADISLEPLTEDEDEPYAPIAYLAADSSVEPSVQLERKERDRLQDTGLAEALEKLDERSRNIVKRRWLVEDGEEAATLHELAAEYGVSAERIRQIEAKAMQKMRGVLAARM; this is translated from the coding sequence ATGAGCCAAGCATTGACCCTAGCCCAGTTTCCGGTTCCCTCCGCCACGGGCAGCCTCGAAGCCTATATCGCGGCCGCCAATCGCATTCCGATGCTGAGCGAAGCGGAAGAGCAGCACCTGGCGCGGCGCTTCCGTGACGAGGGCGATCTCGATGCCGCGCGGCAATTGGTCCTCTCCCACCTGCGGCTGGTGATCGCCGTCGCGCGTGGCTATCTCGGCTATGGCCTGCCGCATGCCGACCTGATCCAGGAAGGCAACATCGGCCTCATGAAGGCGGTCAAGCGCTTCGATCCCGACCGCGGCGTGCGCCTGGTGTCTTTCGCCCTGCACTGGATCAAGGCCGAGATTCACGAATACATCCTGAAGAACTGGCGGCTCGTCAAGGTTGCGACGACCAAGGCGCAGAGGAAGCTTTTCTTCAACCTGCGCAGCATGAAGTCCGCGCTCGCCCACGATGCCCAGAGTGAGGCCGGCTTCGCCAGTCTCAGCCCGGCGGAAGTCAAATCCGTGGCACGCCAGCTCGGCGTCAAGCCCGAGGAAGTGGTCGAGATGGAAACGCGCATGAATGGCGCCGACATCTCGCTCGAACCGCTGACCGAGGACGAGGACGAACCCTACGCGCCGATCGCTTATCTCGCGGCCGACAGCAGTGTCGAACCCTCGGTCCAGCTCGAACGCAAGGAGCGCGACCGGCTGCAGGATACGGGCCTCGCCGAGGCGCTCGAAAAGCTCGACGAACGCAGCCGGAACATCGTCAAGCGCCGCTGGCTGGTCGAAGACGGCGAGGAAGCCGCCACGCTGCACGAACTCGCCGCCGAATACGGCGTCTCGGCCGAACGCATCCGCCAGATCGAAGCCAAGGCGATGCAGAAGATGCGCGGCGTTCTCGCGGCGCGGATGTGA